One window of Trifolium pratense cultivar HEN17-A07 linkage group LG5, ARS_RC_1.1, whole genome shotgun sequence genomic DNA carries:
- the LOC123886607 gene encoding uncharacterized protein LOC123886607 — MSSGGKKPVNENCYNCGERGHMSYDCPKKGDRCKNCGKLGHKTEACRVKVVCFNCGEEGHKSPTCKKPKKVMGKVFALSGEDASLEDNLIRGTCFIYNTPLIAIIDTGATHSFISLDCAKRLSIPLTDMTGRMEIETPANGSVITRQVCRNCPVTIFGRHFGMDLVCIPLSGMDVIFGMNWLIFNRIHINCRGKAVVFPKPEENLHLMSGKEVSEALKEHVEMFMMFASLKLEGGVKIEELPIVCEFPDVFPDDISDVPPKREVEFSIDLVPGTSPISMAPYRMSASELNELKKQLEELLEKRFVRPSVSPWGAPVLLVKKKDGSMRLCIDYRQLNKVTIKNKY, encoded by the exons atgagcag tggtggtaagaagccggtgaatgagAATTGTTACAATTGTGGAgaacggggtcatatgtcttatgattgcccgaagaagggagataggtgtaagaattgtggaaagctgggccacaagaccgaagctTGCAGAgtaaaagtggtgtgtttcaattgtggtgaagaaggccacaagagtccgacttgtaagaagcccaagaaggtgatgggcaaggtgtttgctttgagtggagaggatgctagccttgaggacaatctcattagaggtacgtgtttcatctataacactcctttaattgcgattatagatacgggagcgacgcattcttttatttctttggattgtgcgaagcgtcttagtattcctttaacggatatgacgggtaggatggaaatagaaactcctgctaatggttcagtgattacccgacaagtatgtcgtaattgccccgtaaccatttttggtaggcactttggtatggatttagtgtgtattccacttagtggtatggatgtaatttttggtatgaattggttaatcttcaaccgaattcatatcaactgtcgtgggaaggccgttgtttttccgaagccggaggagaacttgcatttgatgagcgggaaggaagtatcggaagcgttgaaagaacatgtcgagatgttcatgatgtttgcatcattgaaactcgaaggaggagttaagatagaagagttaccgatcgtttgtgaattcccagatgtgtttccggatgatatatctgacgtgcctccaaagcgagaggtagagttttctatcgacctagtacctggaactagcccgatatcgatggcgccgtatcgaatgtcagcgtctgagttgaatgaattgaagaagcaacttgaagagctgcttgagaagaggtttgttcgaccgagtgtttcgccatggggagcgccggtattgcttgtgaagaagaaagatgggagcatgagattatgtatagactatcgtcagttgaacaaagtgacgatcaagaataaatat
- the LOC123886608 gene encoding uncharacterized protein LOC123886608 → MFKLNSWRHKTLIYYYLKGLTLQSPNPNPLFHRYPSQFSLRYCTNTSDSTPFPVSYLIRNFEFSPQFASKLCSTYKVCFKTSQNPDLVLNFFRNYGFSDSQLRDTIQKSPGLLSCNPSKRVLPKFQFFLSKGASKSDIVNLVSKNPKILSPSLKNFIIPNYELLYGFLQSDKKTIDCVIGNPILLCDQGVSRNITMLLENGVANSNIARLLQIRSRVFLFRDLLKFVDEVKVLGFNPSKVIFSVALTAKATVTKTLWKEKVDALKKWGWSDEDAVEAFRKKPYCMLTSIDKINLVMSFWVNQMGWDAMAIAKVPYILSLSLEKRIIPRAAVVQFLLNKGLFHKNGSLTHPFVLPEKLFRDMLKKRFKNESSYLLNLYEEKLNHAYTADKTCMS, encoded by the coding sequence ATGTTCAAATTGAATTCATGGCGCCACAAAACCCTAATCTATTATTATCTCAAGGGATTAACATTACAATCCCCAAACCCTAACCCTCTTTTCCACCGTTACCCATCGCAATTTTCTCTTCGTTACTGCACAAACACTTCCGATTCAACCCCATTTCCTGTCTCCTACCTCATCCGCAATTTTGAATTCTCACCACAATTTGCTTCCAAACTCTGCTCCACTTACAAAGTGTGTTTCAAAACTTCCCAAAACCCTGATTTAGTTCTCAACTTCTTTAGAAACTATGGTTTCTCAGATTCCCAATTACGTGATACCATTCAGAAGTCACCAGGGTTGCTTTCATGCAATCCCTCCAAAAGGGTGTTgccaaagtttcaattttttctttccaaaggTGCTTCTAAATCTGATATTGTTAACCTTGTCAGTAAAAATCCCAAAATCTTGTCTCCAAGCTTGAAGAATTTTATTATCCCAAACTATGAATTGCTTTATGGATTCTTGCAATCAGACAAGAAAACTATTGATTGTGTAATTGGCAATCCAATTTTACTTTGTGACCAAGGTGTGTCACGTAACATCACAATGCTGCTTGAAAATGGAGTGGCCAACTCAAACATTGCAAGATTGCTTCAGATCCGGAGTCGGGTATTCCTGTTCCGTGACTTGCTGAAATTTGTGGATGAAGTAAAGGTTTTGGGGTTTAATCCTTCGAAAGTAATTTTTTCCGTAGCATTGACTGCTAAAGCAACTGTAACCAAAACCTTGTGGAAGGAGAAAGTTGATGCCTTGAAGAAATGGGGTTGGTCTGATGAAGATGCTGTTGAAGCATTTAGAAAGAAACCTTATTGTATGTTAACATccattgacaaaataaatttagtgATGAGCTTTTGGGTCAATCAGATGGGTTGGGATGCTATGGCCATTGCCAAAGTACCATATATTTTGTCACTAAGTTTGGAAAAAAGGATCATTCCGAGGGCTGCTGTTGTGCAATTTCTTCTCAATAAAGGTTTGTTTCATAAGAATGGAAGCTTAACGCATCCATTTGTACTGCCCGAGAAGTTGTTTcgtgatatgcttaaaaaacgTTTTAAGAACGAGTCCtcttatttattaaatttgtatGAGGAAAAACTCAATCATGCATATACTGCGGACAAGACATGCATGTCATGA
- the LOC123883762 gene encoding uncharacterized protein LOC123883762, translating to MKENNEESSNGIETTPPMTQLCQKSSKGKEPITQLSQPSSMLRAATMLKDINNTKELWKIAVKVKDIWQVVKDGKESFELVVVDSKVVDVLSSTSFEVFWSFLAKRCF from the exons ATGAAAGAAAATAACGAAGAGAG CTCAAACGGTATTGAAACAACTCCACCAATGACACAACTTTGTCAAAAGag CTCTAAGGGAAAAGAACCAATCACACAACTTTCTCAACCAAG CTCAATGTTGAGAGCAGCAACTATGCTCAAAGACATCAACAACACCAAGGAACTTTGGAAGATAGCTGTCAAAGTGAAGGACATATGGCAGGTTGTAAAAGATGGTAAAGAGAGCTTTGAACTTGTGGTTGTTGACTCAAAGGTTGTTGATGTCTTATCTTCTACATCATTTGAAGTGTTTTGGTCTTTTCTTGCCAAAAGATGTTTTTAG